Within the Pirellulaceae bacterium genome, the region CGAGCCTAATCGCACGCATTTGCGACCGTCTCGGAAGCCACGGCGTAGCGGCTTTGAGCGTGAACACCCGAGGCCATGATGGGATCAGTACGGCTTCGACAACCTTCGGCGGCAAAAGGCAGGGCGCTGCATTCGAAATCATTGATGACTGCCGCTACGACGTCTCAGCCTGGATCCAATTTCTGACGAAACAAGGCCACCGTCGCATCGGCTTGCTTGGACACAGCCTCGGAGCCATCAAAGTCGTTTATGCACAGGCATATGCGAGTGAAGCGAATGTCGCACGCGTGATCGCCCTCTCACCACCCAGCCTAAATCATCGTCGATTTCTCGACAGTAAAGACGCGAGCGACTATCGGCGTTCACTGGAGGCGGCTGAAACGTTCATGGCTGCTGGCGCACCCGAAATGCTCTTCCAGGCAACCTTCCCCTTTTCAATGGCCATGTCACCGGCAACCTATTTGGATAAATACGGCTCCGCCGACCGCTACGACATTCTACGCTTCGCCAACCAGGTCAATTGCCCACTGGCTTTCATCTATGGATCCAAAGAATTGCAAGCCGAACAGACGGCCTTTGCAGGGATCACTGATCAACTCGAACGACTGACTTGGCCAGCAACGGGACGGCCAACGATTGATGTCATCCCGGGTGCAAACCATTTCTATGCGGGAGTGGTCGCTGAATTGCTTGACGAAATTTCCCGGATCGTGACGAGCTAGTCCCAACCGATCACAGACAGATTACTTAAGAGGCGCTCGTTTGGCCCCGTTGGGCGACGACTGAACGGGAGCACGTTGTACCGATCGTGACTGATCGATGTAACGAATGAAGTGGGGTGCAGCGGGATCCTTGGGCAACTCTTTGGCGAGCCTTACGTAGCCATCTCGAATCCTCATTTTGGTCGTATCCGAAAGATTCTGAAAGCGTCGCACACCCAACACGTTCACCTCGGATCCCACCAATTGCACAATTTTGGCATTGATCGGGTCGTAACCAATACGAAAGGAACGCGCACGAGCCTGACCATCGCCGATGACCGGACGCATCGCCGATGTGGACGAACCGGAATGGGCCGCGCCCAGGAAATGGCCCAACTCGTGAACCAGTGCCTCCAAACGCTCCGGCTCTCGAATTTGTTTCGAGCTTTCTCGCAAAAGCACATGGGAATGCAAAGGGCCGCGCGTGCCACCCAGCCCGTTTCGCCCCTTGCGAAACTTGAATTGACTCGAAAATCCAATTGCGATCTGGCCTGACTTCGGCTCCACTTCCTGCTCGAATTCTCGCAAACTTCGATTTAAATCGTTGATGTGATTATCGGATTGCCAAGTACCAAATTCAGAAACCGAAAAACGGATGTCACAATACTCGTTGATAATGTCAGAGGCCGCATCCACGCGATCTTTCAACCGTTTCTGCCACAGCCGCTCAACCCCGGGCTCCTCCTCATCCACCATGACTTTGACATAGATGGTCACCGCCTCCGTAGGATGACCGATTAGCGAAAGAAACAACACGGCCAACAGAATCCAACTACACCAACCCCTTGCGGACGGCCCACACTGCAGCTTGCGTTCGATCCGATACGCCGACTTTCCGCAAAATGTGCTGTACATGTTCTTTCACCGTTTCGTAACTGATGCTGAGAGCTAACGCAATTTCCTTGTTCGTCAGACCTAACGCTAACTGTCGCAGCACTTCACTTTCTCTTTGCGTCAGAGGAACTTCCATGTCGGCCGAAAGTCTGGGAGTCGCCAACGCTCCGGTCACGCGACGCAACTCGTCTCTGGTCCAAATATTTTCACCATTCGCAACCCGGCGAATGCTCTCTACAAACCGCTCACAAGTTGAGTTCTTGAGAATGTAGCCGTTTGCTCCCAAAGCGACCGAGCGAGCGATGTAGGTCGGATTGTCGTAGGTCGAAAACATCAACATGGGCATTTCCGGCTGATCGAGCTTGATGCGACCCAGGGCAGTCAGACCATCTCCGCCTACCATGCGAATGTCCAGAACCACCAAATCAGGCTTCAACTCCATGCTCATCCGCACGGCTTCATCACCCGTGGTCGCCTCGCCCACCACCTCGATCTCAGTACCTTCCAGTATGCCTCGGATTCCCGTCCGAACAACCTCGTGGTCATCCGCAATAATCATTCGAATTGCCATAGCGAGCCTTATTCACCTCCCCGAAAACGTCTCTAACCACCGGTGCAAGGCAGAAAACCCCACTGTTGGGTGGACATCAAACGGCCCACTGACAAACATATCATCCCACAACAGATTCGGCAAGAAAACCGGCCGAATCAGGTGATAGAACGGAATCGAAAGGCGGAAACATTCGATCCGACAGGACAAAGCCCGCTTTGAAAGGCAGCTCACTCCCAATTCTTTCCGCGACAGGCTGGACAGCTGGGTCGGCTCCACCGCCGAGACCGCCCCACCTGACAGCGACTTCAGCAGATGCGCATCAAAAAAACTCGGACAAACGGCTTGGTTCAATCGGCAAAGCGTCTTTGGCTAGGTGCCCCGCAACACCAACTGTGGTTCGCCACTCGGGTCGCCACTCTGGTCGATCGCCGTGTGTCTGAACTAGAATGCCGTGAGGTTTCCGATCTTTGTTTCTGTTAACCCCCGGGTGTGAATAAAACCGTGTGGAGTTTCATCTCGAATCGCCGTTGGATGGCATACACATTTCTGGGCTGCCTCGCGCTGTCAGGGTGTGATGGCTGCCGTCGTCAGGAACTACCCCATCCTCCTGCCGCGTTCCAACCTTCTGCGGAGGCGATCGCGAAGCATAATGAGGCGGTCGCGTTAATGGGGCAATTCGACTATTCGACAGCCCACGACATTTTTGCGGAGTTGGCAGCCGCCCATCCGGAATGGGAGGCGGTCCAAGTTGATTTGGCGATCGCCACGCTGAATCGGCAACAAGTGGGCGATTCCGAGCGAGCCAGACAGTTACTCGGAGAGATTCTGCAGCAGCATCCGGACAATCTTCGTGCCTACTATTGTCGTGGCATCTTGGATCTCGATGGGGGTGATCCGGAAGCTGCTTCAAAAATGTTCCAGCATGTGGCCCAAGCGGATCCAACAGACGCCTACGCAGCCTATTACGCGGGCCAATGCCTGGCCCAGTTGGGCAAGCCCGAGGAAGCACTTCCGTGGTTTGTGAAGGCGATTGAGATGGACCCCTATCTTCGCAGCGCGTTGTACGGCGCATTTCAAGCCTGTTTGCGGCTCGACAAGCAGCAGCAGGCAACCGAATTTCGGGAGCTTTTTCAACGACTGGAGACCAACCCGCAGGCACGTGTGGCCGAAATCAAGTACACACGAATGGGCCCACGGGCCGAGGTGTCGTCAGCCACTTCCGATATCGCACCGGTCGGACCACCGCCGGGCGATCTGTTCCGAAAGTCCGTGGCCTTGCCCGGCACCGATGCCAAATTAAGCAGCCATGGCCAGAGAACTCCCAACCTCACGGTCTGCGACATGAATCAGGATGGACATCTGGACCTGTTCATCGCATCGGCCTCAGCCGTCGAACGGGAGTACAATACGGTCTTCTTCGGTGGCGAAAACGGCTTTCAACTGGCCAAGTCGCATCCCTTGGCAGCCGTCAGTCAAGTCAACACGGCCGCTTGGGGCGACTTTGACAATGACGGTGCGGTCGATGTCTATCTGCTGCGATCCGGCCCAAACAGCCTCT harbors:
- a CDS encoding alpha/beta fold hydrolase, whose amino-acid sequence is MKVDLVHTQTSDGMRLDGVLHEVNSNPTSQSDLDAIICFSGIGSNFYGSSLIARICDRLGSHGVAALSVNTRGHDGISTASTTFGGKRQGAAFEIIDDCRYDVSAWIQFLTKQGHRRIGLLGHSLGAIKVVYAQAYASEANVARVIALSPPSLNHRRFLDSKDASDYRRSLEAAETFMAAGAPEMLFQATFPFSMAMSPATYLDKYGSADRYDILRFANQVNCPLAFIYGSKELQAEQTAFAGITDQLERLTWPATGRPTIDVIPGANHFYAGVVAELLDEISRIVTS
- a CDS encoding response regulator transcription factor, producing the protein MAIRMIIADDHEVVRTGIRGILEGTEIEVVGEATTGDEAVRMSMELKPDLVVLDIRMVGGDGLTALGRIKLDQPEMPMLMFSTYDNPTYIARSVALGANGYILKNSTCERFVESIRRVANGENIWTRDELRRVTGALATPRLSADMEVPLTQRESEVLRQLALGLTNKEIALALSISYETVKEHVQHILRKVGVSDRTQAAVWAVRKGLV